The following are from one region of the Etheostoma spectabile isolate EspeVRDwgs_2016 chromosome 15, UIUC_Espe_1.0, whole genome shotgun sequence genome:
- the LOC116703557 gene encoding epithelial membrane protein 1 translates to MLILLAGIFVLHIIGIILLLVATIDNAWWMTETVSTDVWARWILHNGVWNYTALPTGSHYPEDYLQAVQASSVLACIFSGLGIFVFVAQLFTLQKGQRFTISGIFQLLACLCIMIAASIYTDRFHLDESAGWYGHCYILAWISFAITFISSIIYFVLRKKTA, encoded by the exons ATGCTGATTCTCCTCGCTGGCATCTTTGTCCTTCACATTATAGGCATCATCCTCCTCCTGGTGGCCACCATTGACAAT GCCTGGTGGATGACTGAAACTGTGTCCACTGATGTGTGGGCCCGGTGGATACTTCATAACGGAGTGTGGAACTACACCGCTCTTCCCACAGGTTCACACTACCCAGAGG ATTACCTCCAGGCAGTGCAGGCCAGCTCAGTGCTAGCGTGTATATTCTCCGGCCTGGGCATCTTTGTGTTCGTGGCTCAGCTCTTCACCCTCCAGAAAGGACAGAGGTTCACCATCTCCGGCATCTTTCAGCTCCTGGCCT GCCTGTGCATCATGATCGCAGCCTCCATCTACACAGACCGCTTCCACCTGGACGAGAGCGCCGGTTGGTATGGTCACTGCTACATCCTGGCGTGGATCTCCTTCGCTATCACGTTCATCTCCTCCATCATTTACTTTGTGCTACGCAAGAAGACAGCGTGA
- the gsg1 gene encoding germ cell-specific gene 1-like protein yields the protein MMAFLQQMRSPRLSFIQTVVSLITGGLALMSSYWCVGKQKVPKPLCSPIKQSDCIPVPGLTNTSTIQFSWVTGDDRFVFPTFHTGLFLICEENIYTDAWEEKCRGFYILTPGSEKAMMWLSLSLEIMYVGLLFISCTLLSVQLCIRTCCPSTQRWGQLLNAFAAVFTVLGGLLGMVGHMMFMQVFQTTASMGPEDFKPHSYGYSWAFYMAWFAFTVCMSAGVSTLNNYTKKVLMVGPRHGSSLNACSFNFVGLLPPYYTPANPALACPPSPPRISHLSPYYEPPTAGSPASGARLKYSHSLPLPHSHSFPPPPSLPAPASPFHRHSLPSPSSSPSQSHTPSVSVHLSLPGHQESHYEPEDYSPL from the exons ATGATGGCGTTCCTGCAGCAGATGCGCTCCCCTCGCCTCTCCTTCATCCAGACTGTTGTGTCTCTCATCACGGGGGGCTTGGCCCTCATGTCCTCCTACTGGTGCGTGGGGAAACAGAAGGTGCCCAAGCCACTCTGTTCGCCCATCAAGCAGAGCGACTGCATCCCCGTACCCGGCCTCACCAACACCTCCACCATCCAGTTCTCCTGGGTGACGGGGGACGACCGCTTCGTCTTCCCCACCTTCCACACTGGCCTGTTCCTCATCTGCGAGGAGAACATCTACACAGACGCGTGGG AGGAGAAGTGTCGAGGGTTTTATATTTTGACTCCAGGATCAGAAAAAG CGATGATGTGGCTGTCTCTGTCGCTGGAGATCATGTACGTCGGCCTGCTGTTCATCAGCTGCACGCTGCTGTCCGTGCAGTTGTGCATCCGGACCTGTTGCCCCTCCACGCAGCGCTGGGGCCAGCTGCTCAACGCTTTCGCTGCTGTCTTCACGGTCCTGGGAG GTCTGCTTGGGATGGTGGGTCACATGATGTTCATGCAGGTGTTTCAGACCACCGCCTCAATGGGACCAGAAGACTTCAAGCCTCACAGCTATGGCTACTCCTGGGCGTTCTA CATGGCCTGGTTTGCCTTCACTGTCTGCATGTCCGCCGGCGTCTCCACCCTGAACAACTACACCAAGAAGGTCCTGATGGTGGGGCCCAGACACGGCTCCAGCCTCAACGCCTGCAGCTTTAACTTCGTGGGGCTCCTGCCACCTTATTACACCCCTGCTAACCCAGCCCTGGCCTGTCCCCCGTCTCCCCCCCGGATCTCCCACTTGTCTCCCTACTACGAGCCCCCCACGGCAGGGTCACCGGCCTCCGGCGCGAGGCTCAAGTACTCCCACTCCCTGCCTCTCCCCCACTCCCACTccttccctcctcccccctccctccctgcgCCTGCATCCCCGTTCCACCGccactctctcccctctccctcttcGTCTCCGTCACAGTCACACACCCCGTCCGTCTCCGTCCACCTGAGCCTACCGGGACACCAGGAGAGCCATTACGAGCCCGAGGACTACAGCCCCCTTTGA